Below is a window of Desmonostoc muscorum LEGE 12446 DNA.
GTACAGGAAGTACCTATCACGGTGTAGACCTCAGTTTCAAAGAAGCAGAGAAAGTCAGTGCTACAATGTCGTCCAATGAAGTTGGCATGTTTATCCAAGGATTGGAGCGACGTTCAGAATATACTCGTCATGGCCCATACGACCATATTGGCAGATGGTTTCCACCACAATTACTGCGAAATATTAAAGCAGTCGAAGAAGGTGCAAAAGGTATTCGACCTGTAGGTAGACTAGCTTTTTTCCACAATTATCAAAAGATTAAAACAGCAATTGAAAGCGCAGAAAGGCGCACTAGAGGACATGATTCTTTATTACTAAAAGCAGGTTTAAAAGTCGAACCTGGACTGAGCATTTTTGTAGTCGGTTCTCTTTGTGGTGGTACTGGTAGCGGCATGTTTTTGGACATTGCTTATAGTCTCAGACATCTTTATGGCGATCAAAGTGCCAAAATTTTCAGCTATTTAATCATTAGTCCAGAATTATATGGCAATGCTCCCAGCATGAGCGCCAACACTTATGCTGCTCTCAAAGAACTAAATTATTACAGTACACCAGGAACAAAATTTGAAGCTTGTTATGATATTGCAAATTTAACTGTTATTCAAGAACAACGTCCACCATTTGACTATACCTATTTAGTATCTAGTCAAACCGGAGGGGAATATTCAATTCTTGTCCAAGGTAAGCTATGTAATGTTATTGCTCATAAAATCGCTCTGGATTTTTCCAGTGAATTAGCACCAGCAATTAAAGGTAGTAGAGACAATTTTCTCCAGCACATGATTCAGTGGGATAAACACCCACGTCCTAATACCCAGCGTTATTTAACATTTGGCTTAGCCGCTATTTATTTTCCCCGCGACACTATTGTACAAATTGCCTTAAACCGCGTTAGTTTAGAACTAGTGAAATTTTGGTTAAGTGGCAAGGGTCAAAGTCCAGATCCCGTAAAATTAATTGAGCAATTCCTGATTCAACATCATTGGCATAACGATCCAGAAAACAAGGATAATTTTACTAGTAAACTTGCAGAATCAGTTCAAGAAAATAACAAGAGCTTTCGTAATACTATCAGTGCTTGGAGAAATAAATTAGAACGGCAAATTTCCGAGTGCCAAAAGCGTGAAAACCGCAATGATATTCGCGGACAATTGCCACGAGAATTTAGAGAACAATTCCGCAAAATCCAGCCTGGTGAAACTGAAAGTACTAGGGGAATTTGGCTCACAAGACTACTACAGATTTCTCCAAATATTACCAAGGAACTAAAAACTAATATTGATGATTATCTCGGTCAATTACTCACACCAACAGATGCTAATTTTTCTATTAAAAGTACCCGCGACTGGCTAGATGCTTTACAACATGAGTTGCATAATTATCAATTAAATTTGCAAGAACAAATCACCGATAAGGGTGGTATGAAAATCATAGAAGATTTAGACAGAAAATGGCGAGATACTGAACAAACAATCGAGGATATTGAACAAAAACCCAGTATACCGCTGCTGAATAATAAAAATAGCCAATTCCAAGATGAAGCCAGAAGATCAATACAGGAAGCCTGCAAAATTATTCAGCATAACTTTGATGTCACAGTTGTTCAAGAAGCACTAAAAATTGTTAATTACCTGCAAAAACATGTTCAAGAAAGAACAACTCAACTTGCAGCATTTAGCAGCTTAGTAGACGATTTACAAAGTTTCTACGAAAAGCAAGATAGGGATTTGAGACAATTGAATTTTGATGAAATGAGCGGTGAAGCAATATTTGATAGTGAAGATATTGATAGCTGCTATCAAACTATTTTACCAACAGATGATTTACGTCGGCAATTTGTTTTAGTCAGTTCTACAATTACAGAACAAACTGGTAGAGGACAAACTTTAGCAAGTTTTATAGATAGAGAACGCAGTACTATAGAACAGTTACAAAAAGAAATTGATCTCAAAGTTGATAAATTATTTGCTTCTCGAAGTATTAATATTATCAATTCTGTGATTAAACGCTTTATGCAAAACTACTCCCTAGCAGTGCGTTCAACTCGCTTAGCACAAGTGATGCAGGAAGCTGAACCCCTTTTGCGTTTGAATTTAAGCGATCCCTATTTTCGTGAAGATCCTGCTAAAAGTAGCAAATTAGTAGGTTTTAAAGATACAGATGATTCAGAAGTCAGACAGTTTAAAACTTTACTTACACAAGATATCGGAGTCGAACCCAGTGTTTTAAAAGCAACACAAGCTGAAGACGAAATTTTAATTGTTAATGAGTATGCTGGTTTTCCTCTCAGACTAATTAGTGGTTTGGAAAGAATGAGAAATCCCTATCTACGGGAACAGCATTCTACTTCTTCTTTTCTCCATAACGACTATAACGTTTCTTTCCCTGATATTATCCCGCCTGATGCTAAAAAAATGGAAGAATTGGAGGATATTTTTTATCCTTGTCTAGCTTTGAGATTATTAGAAAATAATCGGGAAAATAAACAGTTAGAATTTCAATATTATGACCAATTACGCGATAGTCATAATATTGCTGCTTTAAGTCTAGAGTGGAGTCAAGCTTTAGAGGAACTTGCTAATCGCCAAGATATGACTGAAGCTTTGCGACAGCTTTTAGATAATGAAATTGCTGTCATCGCCAGACAACCTCAAGTGTGGGAAAATGCATATTTACCCAAATTAAGACAATTTACTGAAGAAGTAGATCGATTACCAGAAGATAATCCTAATTATCCCTACAAAACAGCAGTAATTGGAAGTTCTCAAACTAATGATCCCACAGCTAAAGAAGGGATAATCCCTCGTTTTCGTAAAAAGATAAATGAGCAGTTTAAAAATTTCCAAAACCGGAGTATTGCGCCAAGCAAGAATACACTAAATCAGCAAGCAATTACTGATGCTAGCGAAATCGTGATTGATTCTCCAGTGGATTATATTGATAATCGGACGCCAAGATTAGATTATACTGATAATCGAGCAAAAAGACGCTTGGAATTGGAGCGACTCAAACAAGATTTAGCTGATGAATTAATTACTGAAGAAGAGTACGATCGCGAAAAACAAAAAATCTTCGCTCAATACCCTTTATAGTTTATTTTTCAGGTTGGTTAATGCCAACCTATTTTATATATATCTTTACACAATTACAAATTACTTCCATGCCACCAATACCTCCTTTCTTAATTTTTATCACTCTTTTATTCGTGGTTTTACCATCTATAGCTACCGTTTTTTATCGTTTAGCTCTCTATCAACATCTTCTAATTTTGGAAGACAGGGTAAGAAGGTTAATTGATAGAGTCTCACCCGGACAACAACCAAAAATAATAGACAAATTAGAGCAAAGATTTAAAGAAGCTAGTAGTAAATTAGATCAGGTGAATACAGCGGCATTAATAGACCAAGTTTATAGCCAAGAAAAAGTTTGGGGATTCACTTGTGAACAAATAGATTACTTCTGTCGTATTCTCCCCAATTTACTCTTAGCTTTTGGTTTACTAGGTACTTTTTTAGGGATTACGATTAATTTGTCAGCACTCAGTCAAACAATCAATCAAACTAATAGTGCCAATGTCAGTGGCTTACTGGCTGAATTAAAGAAACCCTTGGAAGGGATGAGTATTGCTTTTATCACAAGCTTAACAGGACTTTTTTTTAGTACTGTATTAACATTATTTAATTGGTTAAAAAATACTAGTTTTGCTAAATATCGACTTATTAGTTCCCTTGAAGATTACCTGGATAATATTTATCATCCTAAAGTACAGGGTGATACTCGCCTTGATAAAATTATCAATAGAATGGTATCCCAGCAAGATCAATTTTTAGCTAGATTTGGTTCTACAATGCGGCAGGCAATAGAGGAACCTATGAAAAGTGTGGCTAAACAAATTGAGGAAGGGAATCAGAAAGCTAATGATTTAGCCGTAAAAGTTTATGAGAGCTTTTATGAAGCTGCTGGTACTATATCTGGTGCTGCTAATGAATTTAAGCACACAATTGATGAACTCAATACAAAATCTCATGTATTTAAACAGTCTGCTGAAATTTTCGCTAGTAGTCAGTTTCCGCAAAAATTATCAGCAGCTACAGGAGATTTGACTACTATGCAAGAGAGATTTTCACAATCTGCTGCAAGTTTAGCCGAAACAACCAAATTCATAG
It encodes the following:
- a CDS encoding tubulin-like doman-containing protein; protein product: MSQATTNEFQYRGINRTICIGLGGTGRDVLMRIRRLIVDRYGDLSNLPIVSFIHIDTDKAATQVTGIRTGSTYHGVDLSFKEAEKVSATMSSNEVGMFIQGLERRSEYTRHGPYDHIGRWFPPQLLRNIKAVEEGAKGIRPVGRLAFFHNYQKIKTAIESAERRTRGHDSLLLKAGLKVEPGLSIFVVGSLCGGTGSGMFLDIAYSLRHLYGDQSAKIFSYLIISPELYGNAPSMSANTYAALKELNYYSTPGTKFEACYDIANLTVIQEQRPPFDYTYLVSSQTGGEYSILVQGKLCNVIAHKIALDFSSELAPAIKGSRDNFLQHMIQWDKHPRPNTQRYLTFGLAAIYFPRDTIVQIALNRVSLELVKFWLSGKGQSPDPVKLIEQFLIQHHWHNDPENKDNFTSKLAESVQENNKSFRNTISAWRNKLERQISECQKRENRNDIRGQLPREFREQFRKIQPGETESTRGIWLTRLLQISPNITKELKTNIDDYLGQLLTPTDANFSIKSTRDWLDALQHELHNYQLNLQEQITDKGGMKIIEDLDRKWRDTEQTIEDIEQKPSIPLLNNKNSQFQDEARRSIQEACKIIQHNFDVTVVQEALKIVNYLQKHVQERTTQLAAFSSLVDDLQSFYEKQDRDLRQLNFDEMSGEAIFDSEDIDSCYQTILPTDDLRRQFVLVSSTITEQTGRGQTLASFIDRERSTIEQLQKEIDLKVDKLFASRSINIINSVIKRFMQNYSLAVRSTRLAQVMQEAEPLLRLNLSDPYFREDPAKSSKLVGFKDTDDSEVRQFKTLLTQDIGVEPSVLKATQAEDEILIVNEYAGFPLRLISGLERMRNPYLREQHSTSSFLHNDYNVSFPDIIPPDAKKMEELEDIFYPCLALRLLENNRENKQLEFQYYDQLRDSHNIAALSLEWSQALEELANRQDMTEALRQLLDNEIAVIARQPQVWENAYLPKLRQFTEEVDRLPEDNPNYPYKTAVIGSSQTNDPTAKEGIIPRFRKKINEQFKNFQNRSIAPSKNTLNQQAITDASEIVIDSPVDYIDNRTPRLDYTDNRAKRRLELERLKQDLADELITEEEYDREKQKIFAQYPL
- a CDS encoding MotA/TolQ/ExbB proton channel family protein, giving the protein MPTYFIYIFTQLQITSMPPIPPFLIFITLLFVVLPSIATVFYRLALYQHLLILEDRVRRLIDRVSPGQQPKIIDKLEQRFKEASSKLDQVNTAALIDQVYSQEKVWGFTCEQIDYFCRILPNLLLAFGLLGTFLGITINLSALSQTINQTNSANVSGLLAELKKPLEGMSIAFITSLTGLFFSTVLTLFNWLKNTSFAKYRLISSLEDYLDNIYHPKVQGDTRLDKIINRMVSQQDQFLARFGSTMRQAIEEPMKSVAKQIEEGNQKANDLAVKVYESFYEAAGTISGAANEFKHTIDELNTKSHVFKQSAEIFASSQFPQKLSAATGDLTTMQERFSQSAASLAETTKFIESAVLEVQRCSQELTTLAVDIKNSNQTSIQVLELHKKNQNSLGEIIPQLNQGANSFSTAINKLDKLEQEIVNKSETFTKLVELVKRYTEQVNLAIEALGDRLILNLSQQIGSNNQQVKTVVANLEGFASQLGVKFDMSKSDFIDVIQNNNESFNTEYKNVSAMIIKGIIQQTDINKQGIEMLVNNIQQFNKDVNNIKDEIYKLRRGMEGIAEKAG